ACATTCAAGGAGAAAACAAATGAAAACAATCAAACTTATTAAATTAATGATAAAAAACTTTAAAGGTATTAATACTGAAGAAAATAAAAAAAAATCAATATCAAAATTCCACTACTTGAAACCTAAAATTTAATAATATCTATATTGAATTTTGAATATTTAATAATGGGATTTTCACTTTAAAATCTATTAGATCATTTTTATTTATGTTAGGTTATGCACTTATTCTCTTACCAAAACCGCTCATCTTTTTTTTATTTCCAAGTAAAAAATAAAGATATTTGTTAGTGATAATGTTTGATTGTTTACTATTAATCAAACACTTTGCATTATAGAAAATTTGCCTTTTCTATAAAAAAATTTTCCACAATTAGCTCCACTACCAGCAATTGTTATATAATAATCTTCAAAATCATATTCATTAATTTTAGTTATTGGTTTTTCGTCAATGGTTTTAGAAGAATATATGTCATAAATACCTTTATTTCGTTTACATCATTGCATATTTTGTTTTCCATCACCTAAAATAAATTTTAAAATATCGTTTGTGTAAAAAGATATTTATAAAAATTATTATTATTATTATTATTATTTTATTTAGTTTGTGTTATTTTTAAAACATTTAAATATAAAATATTTTAAATTAAAAAAATGCATCATTATAATTTAGGGAATAAAATTTAATGATGCATTTATAAATTAAAATAAAAAAATAAATTTATTAATTAGTTGCTAGAACTAGGATTTAAATTTTTGTTAACAAAAAGATCAAGTCTAGAAATTTTTCTTGAACCATTATTTCTGTGTAAAACACCTTTTGAAACAGCTGTATTAACTTCTTTGTGAGCTTTTGAAACTAATTCTTGAGCATTGCTTTGTTTAGCGACAATAGCCAATTTGGCTTTTTTAATAGCTTTTCTTAATCTTGATTTAATAGCTGCATTTCTTACTCTGGATTTTTCATTTGTTTTAATTCTTTTGATCTTTGATTTTATATTTGCCATTATCCACCTCTATTTATTAAGTTTAAATAATTCTAGTTCTATAATTTATAATTTTAACTTTAATTAAAATTTATATATTTATTAAAAATTAAAAGTATTTAAATTTTAACACAAAAATATTTTTTTAAAACAATATTTTTATTTTTAAAGTATTTTTATAATTTATTTAATGTGAAAAAAATTGTTTTGTTTTATAATTTAAAATATGAAATTTAGACCCAAGTTTTTAGAATTAGTAATAATTTTTTTTGTTATTTTCACTAGTTTTATTTTGCTTTCATTAATTATTTTGCAGTTTATAACATTCCCATTGTGATTTTCATCAATAATTATTATACTCAACCTTATTTTAATTAATTATTTGTTTATGAAAATTATCAAATATTACTTAAGAAGAACTAATGTTGTTAATTCATCTATTTATGAATATGTAAATGATGTAGTGGAAGAAAATAATTTAGGTTTAATTTTATATTCTGCAAATGGAAAGATAATTTGAATTTCTTCTTTTATTAAAAAAAGATTTGGTGAACAAATAATAGGGAAAAGCGTTGATTTTTTATTTAATGATGAAAAGCAAAATAGCAATTTAAATATTTTAGATTATGAATGAGACTACAAACATTCTGGTTTTGAATATCGTATCAAAAAATATAATGATAAAAACATTATTACAATAAGTGATGTTACAATTTCTGAAAATATTTTAAAGAATTATATAAATGAAAAAATAGTTGTAGGTGAATTAGAGATTGATAATTATCATTTGTTATCAACTGTTATGGTTCAAGAAGATTTTTTCAAATATCAAATTACTGCAGTTAATTTGTTAGAAGAAATTTCAAGTAAAATGAATTTTTCATATAAACAGTATGCTAATGGTAAATTTTTACTAATAACAAATTATGAAAATTTTGCTAAATTTAGAACAAAAAATTTTGACACTTTTAAAGAAATCGAAACTAAATTATCAAATTACAAAGTTGCGAATCAACCCATAACTTTTTCAATAGGATTTGCTTATGGAACAGATGAAATTTTAAAATTAAATCAACTTGCAAAAGATGCTTTGCTTTTTTCAAAAACAAGAGGTGGTAACCAAGTTACAGTTTTTAAATATGGTAATAAACCGATTGTTTATGGTTCAAATATGGAAATTGAACCAAGTATTAGTAGAAGTGAACTTAATTATGTTTCTAAAAATTTATTAAATAGGCTTAAAAAACCAGAAATAAAAAATATTATTATTTATGGTCATAAGTTTTCAGATTTAGATGCATTAGG
This Mesomycoplasma neurolyticum DNA region includes the following protein-coding sequences:
- a CDS encoding restriction endonuclease subunit S, whose product is MQWCKRNKGIYDIYSSKTIDEKPITKINEYDFEDYYITIAGSGANCGKFFYRKGKFSIMQSVWLIVNNQTLSLTNIFIFYLEIKKRWAVLVRE
- the rpsT gene encoding 30S ribosomal protein S20; translation: MANIKSKIKRIKTNEKSRVRNAAIKSRLRKAIKKAKLAIVAKQSNAQELVSKAHKEVNTAVSKGVLHRNNGSRKISRLDLFVNKNLNPSSSN